A single region of the Actinoplanes sp. SE50/110 genome encodes:
- a CDS encoding acetoin utilization protein AcuC → MADETTAAVVWDKALLDYDMGDHPLNPVRVELTMALAGELGVLDRPGVRLVTPRPATEAELTRVHRPDYLDAVRQAPIDPFFAGWGLNTPDNPVFDGMHESSARICGASVAAVEAVWHGAARRAVNVAGGLHHAMPARAAGFCVYNDPAVAIAWLLDHGAQRVAYVDVDVHHGDGVQTMFYDDPRVLTVSLHETPLALFPGTGFCDETGGPGAEGTAVNVPLPPGTGDAAWMKAFHAVVPSVVRAFAPEIIVSQCGADAHRLDPLADLMLSVDCQRAAYLAMRELAEEVCDGRWVALGGGGYALVEVVPRAWTHLLAVVTGEPLDPATRTPKSWRRLAAGRSPGVEVPETMGDSALISSRAWSPATEDDPVDRAIMATRLAVFPLHGLDPYDPRD, encoded by the coding sequence ATGGCGGACGAGACGACGGCGGCGGTGGTCTGGGACAAGGCCCTGCTCGACTACGACATGGGCGATCACCCGCTGAATCCGGTGCGGGTCGAGCTGACCATGGCGCTCGCCGGTGAGCTGGGCGTCCTCGACCGCCCCGGGGTGCGGTTGGTCACTCCGCGGCCGGCCACCGAGGCGGAGCTGACCCGGGTGCACCGCCCCGACTATCTGGACGCGGTCCGGCAGGCGCCGATCGATCCGTTCTTCGCCGGCTGGGGTCTGAACACTCCGGACAACCCCGTCTTCGACGGCATGCACGAGTCTTCGGCGCGGATCTGCGGTGCGAGTGTCGCGGCGGTCGAGGCGGTCTGGCACGGCGCCGCCCGCCGCGCGGTCAATGTGGCCGGTGGCCTGCATCACGCGATGCCGGCGCGGGCGGCCGGGTTCTGTGTCTACAACGATCCGGCGGTGGCCATCGCCTGGCTGCTGGACCACGGCGCGCAGCGGGTGGCCTACGTGGACGTCGACGTGCACCACGGTGACGGCGTGCAGACGATGTTCTACGACGATCCGCGGGTGCTCACGGTGAGCCTGCACGAGACGCCGCTGGCGCTGTTTCCGGGGACCGGTTTCTGCGACGAGACGGGCGGCCCGGGCGCCGAGGGGACCGCGGTGAACGTGCCGCTGCCGCCCGGCACCGGGGACGCCGCCTGGATGAAGGCTTTTCACGCGGTGGTGCCGTCGGTGGTCCGGGCGTTCGCGCCGGAGATCATCGTGAGCCAGTGCGGGGCGGACGCGCACCGGCTGGACCCGCTCGCCGACCTGATGCTGTCGGTGGACTGCCAGCGCGCGGCGTATCTGGCCATGCGGGAGCTGGCCGAGGAGGTCTGCGACGGCCGCTGGGTGGCGCTCGGCGGCGGTGGCTACGCCCTGGTCGAGGTGGTGCCGCGGGCCTGGACCCACCTGCTGGCGGTGGTCACCGGGGAGCCGCTGGATCCGGCGACCCGGACGCCGAAGTCGTGGCGGAGACTGGCGGCCGGGCGCAGTCCAGGGGTGGAGGTGCCGGAGACGATGGGCGACAGCGCCCTGATCAGTTCCCGCGCCTGGTCCCCGGCGACCGAGGACGACCCGGTGGACCGCGCGATCATGGCCACCCGCCTGGCCGTCTTCCCGCTGCACGGCCTCGACCCGTACGACCCCCGGGACTGA
- the sigB gene encoding RNA polymerase sigma factor SigB: MTDEVEQVVDLDATDERGVSADLVRAYLNGIGRTRLLTAVEEVTLSKRIEAGLYAEEKLPAADAALAELLDIVIAEGRAAKNHLLEANLRLVVSIAKRYTGRGMAFLDLIQEGNLGLIRAVEKFDYTKGYKFSTYATWWIRQAITRAMADQARTIRIPVHMVEQVNRMVRARRDLSAQLGREPSIAEIATAMAVPEFQVIELISYDREPVSLDQAVGEDGESALGDFVAAVDPNQPGEGVSQGELRSEVEIVLATLSERESAVIRLRFGLDDGRQRTLDEVGREFGLSRERIRQIEKVTMLKLRDPERASRLEAYAV, translated from the coding sequence ATGACCGACGAAGTCGAGCAGGTGGTCGACCTCGACGCGACGGACGAGCGGGGCGTCTCCGCCGACCTGGTCCGCGCCTACCTCAACGGCATCGGCCGCACCCGCCTGCTGACCGCGGTGGAGGAGGTCACCCTCTCCAAGCGGATCGAGGCCGGCCTCTACGCCGAGGAGAAGCTGCCGGCCGCGGACGCCGCGCTGGCCGAGCTGCTGGACATCGTGATCGCCGAGGGCCGGGCCGCCAAGAACCACCTGCTGGAGGCGAACCTGCGGCTCGTGGTCAGCATCGCCAAGCGCTACACCGGACGCGGCATGGCGTTCCTGGACCTGATCCAGGAGGGCAACCTCGGCCTGATCCGCGCCGTCGAGAAGTTCGACTACACCAAGGGCTACAAGTTCTCGACCTACGCGACGTGGTGGATCCGGCAGGCGATCACCCGCGCGATGGCCGACCAGGCCCGCACCATCCGCATCCCGGTGCACATGGTCGAGCAGGTCAACCGGATGGTCCGGGCCCGCCGCGACCTGTCCGCCCAGCTCGGCCGCGAGCCCAGCATCGCCGAGATCGCCACCGCGATGGCGGTGCCGGAATTCCAGGTCATCGAACTCATCTCGTACGACCGTGAGCCGGTCAGCCTCGACCAGGCGGTCGGTGAGGACGGCGAGAGCGCGCTCGGTGACTTCGTCGCCGCGGTCGACCCGAACCAGCCCGGCGAGGGCGTCTCGCAGGGCGAGTTGCGCAGCGAGGTGGAGATCGTGCTGGCCACCCTCTCCGAGCGAGAGTCCGCGGTGATCCGGCTGCGCTTCGGCCTGGACGACGGCCGCCAGCGCACCCTCGACGAGGTCGGCCGCGAATTCGGCCTCAGCCGCGAGCGGATCCGCCAGATCGAGAAGGTGACCATGCTGAAGCTGCGCGACCCGGAACGGGCCTCCCGCCTCGAGGCCTACGCGGTCTGA
- a CDS encoding bifunctional GNAT family N-acetyltransferase/acetate--CoA ligase family protein, which yields MERSADVLLADGTAVHLRQIRPADAPAIVEFHSRMSDRTRYLRYFSPYPRIPERDLQRFVNVDHRDREAFVTVAADGRITSVGRYERLGPDSPEAEVAFVVEDAQQGRGIGSVLLEHLAEAARDHGITRFVAEVLPENGGMLRVFGDSGYSVQRRYADGVVHLGFPIAPTEKSREVQESREHLTESRSIARLIAPRGIAIYGASASGHGIGAAMLGNLRDGGFTGAVVPVHPTAPTVAGLTAYRKASEAGAPIDLAVIAVPAERVAAALADAAAAGAGGVVVGSAGFAEAGPDGAARQRALIETAHAAGLRVIGPSSFGLANTDPAVRLNATMAPRLPAAGRVGFFAQSGALGVALLAEADRRGLGLSSFVSAGNRADVSGNDLLQYWRDDPGTDVVLLYLETFGNPRKFARLARRMSREKPVVAVASATRPPGLAGDLPGPDAHAVTALFARSGVIRVDTVQELFDVGMLLAHQPLPAGRRVAVVGNSSALAALAEVACRAAGLTVAEGYPHDLSPMATAQDLADALADAAVDDRVDALVVVFAPLVPGQQLSEEDADFAAALGSVALAGEKPTVATLVFGRVPPRVPVYPSVEEAVRALTRVVNYAEWLRRPPGRMPALSGLDPAAAEAAESTTELLAAYGVEVVPSTLAGSEREAVAAADALGYPVALKAAGGGLRHRIDLGAVRLAIQDEDDLCTSYRDLAAAFGPEVLVQTMVAPGVACVVEVVEDPAFGPVVGFGLGGVASELLGDLAWRAAPLTDRAAEALVDEPRAAPLLHGYRGSTPVDRAALIDLLLRVGRLADERPRIRSLLLNPVLARPDGFSVLHAAAEWGEPGVRPDTGPRRLR from the coding sequence ATGGAGCGCAGCGCAGACGTCCTGCTCGCCGACGGCACCGCGGTGCACCTGCGGCAGATCCGGCCGGCCGACGCGCCGGCGATCGTGGAGTTCCACTCCCGGATGAGCGACCGCACCCGGTATCTGCGGTACTTCTCGCCCTATCCGCGGATTCCGGAACGCGATCTGCAGCGCTTCGTCAACGTCGACCACCGGGACCGCGAGGCGTTCGTCACGGTCGCCGCGGACGGCCGGATCACCTCGGTGGGCCGCTACGAGCGGCTCGGCCCGGATTCGCCGGAGGCCGAGGTGGCGTTCGTGGTGGAGGACGCCCAGCAGGGCCGGGGGATCGGCTCGGTGCTGCTGGAGCATCTGGCCGAGGCGGCCCGGGACCACGGGATCACCCGGTTCGTCGCCGAGGTGCTCCCGGAGAACGGCGGCATGCTGCGGGTCTTCGGCGATTCCGGCTATTCGGTGCAGCGGCGGTACGCCGACGGCGTGGTGCACCTGGGTTTCCCGATCGCGCCCACCGAGAAGTCGCGCGAGGTGCAGGAGTCCCGGGAGCATCTGACCGAGTCCCGGTCGATCGCCCGGCTGATCGCCCCGCGCGGGATCGCCATCTACGGCGCGAGCGCCAGCGGGCACGGGATCGGCGCCGCGATGCTGGGCAATCTGCGCGACGGCGGGTTCACCGGCGCGGTCGTCCCGGTGCATCCGACGGCGCCCACGGTGGCCGGGCTGACCGCGTACCGGAAAGCGTCGGAGGCCGGCGCACCGATCGACCTGGCGGTGATCGCGGTCCCGGCCGAGCGGGTCGCGGCGGCCCTGGCCGACGCGGCGGCGGCGGGGGCGGGCGGCGTGGTGGTCGGCAGCGCCGGGTTCGCCGAGGCCGGGCCGGACGGCGCGGCCCGGCAGCGGGCGCTGATCGAGACCGCGCACGCGGCCGGCCTGCGGGTGATCGGCCCGAGCAGTTTCGGGCTGGCCAACACCGATCCGGCGGTCCGGCTGAACGCGACCATGGCGCCCCGGCTGCCGGCCGCCGGTCGGGTCGGCTTCTTCGCCCAGAGCGGTGCGCTCGGGGTGGCGCTGCTGGCCGAGGCGGATCGGCGCGGGCTGGGCCTGTCGAGTTTCGTCTCGGCCGGCAACCGCGCCGACGTGTCCGGCAACGATCTGCTGCAGTACTGGCGGGACGATCCGGGCACCGACGTGGTGCTGCTCTATCTGGAGACGTTCGGCAACCCGCGCAAGTTCGCCCGGCTGGCGCGCCGGATGAGCCGGGAGAAACCGGTGGTCGCGGTGGCCTCGGCGACCCGTCCGCCGGGTCTGGCCGGCGATCTGCCGGGGCCGGACGCGCACGCGGTGACCGCGCTGTTCGCCCGGTCCGGGGTGATTCGGGTGGACACCGTGCAGGAGCTTTTCGACGTCGGCATGCTGCTGGCCCATCAGCCGTTGCCGGCCGGGCGCCGGGTGGCCGTGGTCGGCAACTCGTCGGCGCTGGCGGCGCTGGCCGAGGTGGCCTGCCGGGCGGCCGGGCTGACCGTGGCCGAGGGCTATCCACACGATCTGAGCCCGATGGCGACCGCGCAGGACCTGGCCGACGCGCTGGCCGACGCGGCGGTCGACGACCGGGTGGACGCGCTGGTGGTGGTTTTCGCGCCGCTGGTGCCCGGCCAGCAGCTGTCTGAGGAGGACGCGGATTTCGCGGCGGCGCTGGGCAGTGTGGCGCTGGCCGGGGAGAAACCGACGGTGGCGACGCTGGTCTTCGGCCGGGTGCCGCCGCGGGTTCCGGTCTATCCGTCGGTCGAGGAGGCGGTCCGGGCGCTGACCCGGGTGGTCAACTACGCCGAGTGGCTGCGCCGCCCGCCGGGGCGGATGCCCGCGCTGTCCGGGCTGGATCCGGCCGCCGCGGAGGCCGCCGAGAGCACGACGGAGCTGCTCGCCGCGTACGGCGTCGAGGTGGTGCCGTCGACCCTGGCGGGTTCCGAGCGGGAGGCGGTCGCCGCCGCGGACGCGCTGGGCTATCCGGTCGCGCTCAAGGCGGCCGGTGGCGGCTTGCGGCACCGGATCGACCTCGGCGCGGTCCGCTTGGCCATTCAGGATGAGGATGACCTGTGTACGTCGTATCGCGACCTCGCCGCGGCCTTCGGCCCGGAGGTGCTGGTGCAGACCATGGTCGCCCCGGGCGTCGCCTGCGTCGTCGAGGTGGTCGAGGACCCGGCGTTCGGCCCGGTGGTCGGTTTCGGTCTCGGCGGGGTGGCCAGCGAGCTGCTCGGCGACCTGGCCTGGCGGGCCGCCCCGCTGACCGACCGGGCCGCGGAGGCGCTGGTCGACGAGCCGCGCGCGGCCCCGCTGCTGCACGGTTACCGGGGGTCCACCCCGGTCGACCGGGCCGCTCTGATCGACCTGTTGTTGCGGGTCGGCCGGCTCGCCGACGAGCGCCCGCGGATCCGGTCGTTGCTGCTCAACCCGGTGCTGGCCCGGCCGGACGGCTTCTCCGTGCTGCACGCCGCGGCGGAATGGGGCGAGCCCGGCGTCCGTCCGGACACCGGGCCGCGCCGCCTGCGGTGA
- a CDS encoding metal-dependent transcriptional regulator, giving the protein MYLRTILELEEEGVPPLRARIAERLHQSGPTVSQTVARMERDGLLTVEGDRHLVLTEQGRSTAVSVMRKHRLAELLLVNVIGMPWEEAHEEACRWEHVMSDSVERRVYELLNKPTRSPYGNPIPGLEQLGLPEDDATLEQPGPGERNLAFPGLTGSVVVRRICESVQTNSDVLRQLHAAGIDPGTTVTVAQERDGVTIDKAGDKIRLPREVASRVFVAAR; this is encoded by the coding sequence ATGTATCTCCGGACCATCCTCGAACTCGAGGAAGAAGGCGTGCCCCCGCTGCGCGCGCGGATCGCCGAGCGCCTGCACCAGAGCGGTCCCACCGTGAGTCAGACCGTGGCCCGGATGGAACGCGACGGCCTGCTCACCGTCGAGGGCGACCGCCACCTGGTGCTGACCGAGCAGGGCCGCAGCACCGCCGTGTCGGTCATGCGCAAGCACCGGCTGGCCGAGCTGCTGCTGGTCAACGTCATCGGCATGCCGTGGGAGGAAGCCCACGAGGAGGCCTGCCGGTGGGAGCACGTGATGAGCGACTCCGTCGAACGCCGGGTCTATGAGCTGCTCAACAAGCCGACCCGGTCGCCGTACGGCAACCCGATCCCCGGCCTGGAACAACTCGGCCTGCCCGAGGACGACGCGACCCTGGAACAGCCCGGCCCCGGCGAACGCAACCTGGCCTTCCCCGGGCTGACCGGCAGCGTCGTGGTCCGGCGGATCTGCGAAAGCGTGCAGACCAACTCCGACGTGCTGCGGCAGCTGCACGCCGCCGGGATCGACCCGGGCACGACGGTGACCGTCGCGCAGGAACGGGACGGGGTCACCATCGACAAGGCCGGCGACAAGATCAGGCTGCCGCGTGAGGTGGCATCCCGGGTGTTCGTCGCCGCCCGCTGA